One part of the Vitis riparia cultivar Riparia Gloire de Montpellier isolate 1030 chromosome 8, EGFV_Vit.rip_1.0, whole genome shotgun sequence genome encodes these proteins:
- the LOC117920205 gene encoding B3 domain-containing transcription repressor VAL2-like isoform X3, producing MASKTCANVSCPGASSGSTIEWRKGWALRSGDFAILCDKCGSAFEQLVFCDMFHSKDSGWRKCTACSKRLHCGCIASRSLLELLDSGGVNCINCIRSSGPHPMTGDEKANESGAMTVDNVGEICCTSVDNQLDGGSVEKMKLTQLGNDTSGDGLKNFLQSGNDNINGSLGQMKQEEVLPPQGETGSTCLSNLNQASIGSSIHAKLDICKANMMVKDIHESLVQTNLSITLGAPSGNPNVFPSAVVEEREQHKTSTPIQQGPRSRHLLPKPPRSALSPVLETNTGIVPQIRVARPPAEGRGRNQLLPRYWPRITDQELQQISGDSNSTIVPLFEKMLSASDAGRIGRLVLPKACAEAYFPPISQPEGLPLRIQDVKGKEWVFQFRFWPNNNSRMYVLEGVTPCIQSMQLQAGDTVTFSRMDPEGKLVMGFRKASNSVSMQSLKGSTDPHLNALSKHLNSASGDIGWHKTEKHGGKTREGLLLPSMLVPEKKRTRTIGSKSKRLLIDGQDALELRLTWEEAQSLLRPPPSIKPVIDVIEDYEFEAYTEPPVFGKRSIFTTLPSGGEEQWVQCDSCSKWRKVPHDYLVPCQWTCAENLWDQSRCSCSAPDELSPRELEHILRQYKDFRKRRIAAVHRPAQEHEPSGLDALANAAALGDDMSDPAATSVATTTKHPRHRPGCSCIVCIQPPSGKGKHKPTCTCNVCMTVKRRFKTLMMRKKKRQSEREAEIAQINHNIWGPKDEAEVDSTSRLATPNPDPSESEAGLANESESRSQSNNLSNKLSETGKGKIDLNCHPDREEDLQVGSNRVSMMSLLQVASLPLETYLKQNGLKSLAEQQGSSGSHVPPPQATGESEGPLNEDHCITAPAVSERENGGDEEHSGQDQSKNDA from the exons ATGGCATCGAAAACTTGCGCGAACGTGTCGTGCCCCGGGGCGTCGTCGGGGTCGACGATCGAGTGGAGAAAAGGTTGGGCTTTGCGATCTGGTGATTTCGCCATTCTCTGCGATAAGTGCGG GTCTGCTTTTGAGCAACTAGTTTTCTGTGACATGTTTCACTCAAAGGACTCTGGTTGGAGGAAATGTACTGCATGTAGCAAG CGTCTCCATTGTGGATGCATTGCTTCCAGGTCTCTGCTTGAGCTACTTGATAGTGGTGGCGTAAATTGTATTAACTGCATAAGAAGTTCAGGACCTCACCCT ATGACAGGTGATGAAAAGGCTAATGAAAGTGGTGCAATGACAGTGGATAATGTGGGTGAAATTTGTTGCACTTCTGTGGACAATCAATTAGATGGTGGTAGTGTTGAGAAGATGAAGCTTACACAGTTGGGGAATGATACATCAGGTGATGGACTGAAAAACTTTCTTCAATCTGGAAATGACAACATAAATGGGTCTCTTGGCCAAATGAAACAGGAGGAAGTTTTGCCACCTCAGGGAGAAACTGGTAGTACATGTTTGTCAAATTTAAATCAAGCATCCATCGGATCTTCCATACATGCCAAACTAGATATTTGTAAAGCAAACATGATGGTCAAAGATATACATGAGTCTCTGGTTCAGACAAATTTGAGTATCACCTTGGGTGCTCCTTCAGGAAATCCAAATGTGTTTCCTAGTGCAGTCGTTGAAGAAAGGGAACAACACAAAACATCCACTCCCATCCAACAGGGGCCTAGGTCTCGCCATCTTTTGCCCAAGCCCCCAAGGTCAGCACTTTCTCCTGTTTTGGAAACAAATACAGGTATAGTTCCACAAATACGTGTTGCAAGGCCACCTGCAGAGGGACGGGGTCGGAATCAGTTGCTTCCTCGTTATTGGCCGAGGATCACAGACCAGGAATTGCAGCAAATATCTGGAGA CTCAAATTCCACCATCGTACCATTATTTGAAAAGATGCTAAGTGCCAGTGATGCTGGTCGTATTGGTCGTTTAGTGCTCCCAAAAGCATGTGCTGAA GCATATTTTCCTCCTATCTCTCAACCAGAGGGCCTTCCTTTAAGGATTCAGGATGTGAAGGGGAAAGAATGGGTGTTCCAATTCAGGTTTTGGCCCAATAATAACAGCAGGATGTATGTTTTAGAGGGTGTGACCCCATGCATACAGTCAATGCAGTTACAAGCTGGAGATACTG TAACATTCAGCCGTATGGATCCAGAAGGAAAACTTGTTATGGGGTTCCGGAAAGCATCTAACTCCGTTTCCATGCAG TCGCTGAAGGGAAGCACAGATCCCCATCTAAATGCATTGTCAAAACATTTGAATTCAGCTAGTGGGGATATTGGCTGGCATAAAACAGAGAAGCATGGAGGCAAGACAAGAGAGGGCTTGCTGCTTCCATCAATGCTGGTACCAGAGAAGAAGAGAACTCGAACAATTGGGTCCAAAAGTAAGAGATTGCTAATCGATGGCCAAGATGCTCTGGAGCTGAGGCTTACATGGGAAGAGGCACAGTCTTTGCTCCGCCCACCCCCAAGTATCAAGCCAGTCATTGACGTGATTGAGGACTACGAATTTGAGGCATACACT GAACCCCCTGTTTTTGGAAAGAGGAGTATTTTCACAACCCTCCCATCTGG GGGAGAGGAGCAATGGGTTCAGTGTGATAGTTGCTCTAAATGGCGAAAGGTGCCCCATGATTATCTTGTTCCATGTCAGTGGACGTGTGCTGAAAATTTGTGGGATCAAAGCAG GTGTTCATGTTCTGCCCCAGATGAGTTGAGCCCTAGGGAACTCGAACATATTCTCAGACAATATAAGG ATTTCAGAAAACGTCGAATTGCAGCAGTTCATAGGCCTGCACAGGAGCATGAACCTTCCGGCCTAGATGCTCTGGCCAATGCTGCAGCCCTTGGAGATGACATGAGCGACCCAGCCGCTACATCAGTAGCAACCACTACCAAACACCCGAGGCATCGCCCAGGCTGCTCATGCATTGTGTGTATCCAGCCCCCCAGTGGGAAGGGCAAGCACAAGCCCACCTGCACATGCAATGTATGTATGACAGTTAAACGTCGTTTTAAAACACTAATGATGCGGAAAAAAAAGCGCCAATCAGAGCGTGAAGCAGAGATTGCCCAGATAAATCACAACATCTGGGGCCCTAAGGATGAAGCAGAAGTGGACAGCACCTCAAGACTTGCCACTCCAAATCCTGACCCTTCGGAGAGTGAAGCTGGGTTGGCAAACGAGTCAGAATCTAGGAGCCAAAGCAACAATCTGTCCAACAAGTTGAGTGAAACTGGCAAGGGAAAAATAGACTTGAATTGCCATCCTGACCGTGAGGAGGACTTGCAAGTGGGATCAAACCGAGTGAGCATGATGAGTCTTCTACAAGTGGCAAGTCTTCCTTTGGAAACATATCTGAAGCAGAATGGTCTCAAAAGCTTGGCCGAGCAACAAGGCAGCTCAGGATCACATGTGCCACCACCACAAGCTACTGGAGAGAGTGAAGGACCACTAAATGAGGATCATTGTATTACTGCTCCTGCAGTTTCAGAGCGAGAGAATGGGGGAGATGAGGAGCACTCTGGACAAGATCAAAGCAAAAATGATGCTTAA
- the LOC117920205 gene encoding B3 domain-containing protein Os07g0679700-like isoform X5: MTGDEKANESGAMTVDNVGEICCTSVDNQLDGGSVEKMKLTQLGNDTSGDGLKNFLQSGNDNINGSLGQMKQEEVLPPQGETGSTCLSNLNQASIGSSIHAKLDICKANMMVKDIHESLVQTNLSITLGAPSGNPNVFPSAVVEEREQHKTSTPIQQGPRSRHLLPKPPRSALSPVLETNTGIVPQIRVARPPAEGRGRNQLLPRYWPRITDQELQQISGDSNSTIVPLFEKMLSASDAGRIGRLVLPKACAEAYFPPISQPEGLPLRIQDVKGKEWVFQFRFWPNNNSRMYVLEGVTPCIQSMQLQAGDTVTFSRMDPEGKLVMGFRKASNSVSMQDTQLSAIPNGAHSSETFFSGVIENQPIISGYSGILQSLKGSTDPHLNALSKHLNSASGDIGWHKTEKHGGKTREGLLLPSMLVPEKKRTRTIGSKSKRLLIDGQDALELRLTWEEAQSLLRPPPSIKPVIDVIEDYEFEAYTEPPVFGKRSIFTTLPSGGEEQWVQCDSCSKWRKVPHDYLVPCQWTCAENLWDQSRCSCSAPDELSPRELEHILRQYKDFRKRRIAAVHRPAQEHEPSGLDALANAAALGDDMSDPAATSVATTTKHPRHRPGCSCIVCIQPPSGKGKHKPTCTCNVCMTVKRRFKTLMMRKKKRQSEREAEIAQINHNIWGPKDEAEVDSTSRLATPNPDPSESEAGLANESESRSQSNNLSNKLSETGKGKIDLNCHPDREEDLQVGSNRVSMMSLLQVASLPLETYLKQNGLKSLAEQQGSSGSHVPPPQATGESEGPLNEDHCITAPAVSERENGGDEEHSGQDQSKNDA; the protein is encoded by the exons ATGACAGGTGATGAAAAGGCTAATGAAAGTGGTGCAATGACAGTGGATAATGTGGGTGAAATTTGTTGCACTTCTGTGGACAATCAATTAGATGGTGGTAGTGTTGAGAAGATGAAGCTTACACAGTTGGGGAATGATACATCAGGTGATGGACTGAAAAACTTTCTTCAATCTGGAAATGACAACATAAATGGGTCTCTTGGCCAAATGAAACAGGAGGAAGTTTTGCCACCTCAGGGAGAAACTGGTAGTACATGTTTGTCAAATTTAAATCAAGCATCCATCGGATCTTCCATACATGCCAAACTAGATATTTGTAAAGCAAACATGATGGTCAAAGATATACATGAGTCTCTGGTTCAGACAAATTTGAGTATCACCTTGGGTGCTCCTTCAGGAAATCCAAATGTGTTTCCTAGTGCAGTCGTTGAAGAAAGGGAACAACACAAAACATCCACTCCCATCCAACAGGGGCCTAGGTCTCGCCATCTTTTGCCCAAGCCCCCAAGGTCAGCACTTTCTCCTGTTTTGGAAACAAATACAGGTATAGTTCCACAAATACGTGTTGCAAGGCCACCTGCAGAGGGACGGGGTCGGAATCAGTTGCTTCCTCGTTATTGGCCGAGGATCACAGACCAGGAATTGCAGCAAATATCTGGAGA CTCAAATTCCACCATCGTACCATTATTTGAAAAGATGCTAAGTGCCAGTGATGCTGGTCGTATTGGTCGTTTAGTGCTCCCAAAAGCATGTGCTGAA GCATATTTTCCTCCTATCTCTCAACCAGAGGGCCTTCCTTTAAGGATTCAGGATGTGAAGGGGAAAGAATGGGTGTTCCAATTCAGGTTTTGGCCCAATAATAACAGCAGGATGTATGTTTTAGAGGGTGTGACCCCATGCATACAGTCAATGCAGTTACAAGCTGGAGATACTG TAACATTCAGCCGTATGGATCCAGAAGGAAAACTTGTTATGGGGTTCCGGAAAGCATCTAACTCCGTTTCCATGCAG GACACCCAACTATCTGCCATTCCTAATGGCGCTCATTCAAGTGAAACTTTCTTTTCGGGTGTTATTGAGAACCAACCTATAATAAGTGGTTACTCTGGCATTCTTCAGTCGCTGAAGGGAAGCACAGATCCCCATCTAAATGCATTGTCAAAACATTTGAATTCAGCTAGTGGGGATATTGGCTGGCATAAAACAGAGAAGCATGGAGGCAAGACAAGAGAGGGCTTGCTGCTTCCATCAATGCTGGTACCAGAGAAGAAGAGAACTCGAACAATTGGGTCCAAAAGTAAGAGATTGCTAATCGATGGCCAAGATGCTCTGGAGCTGAGGCTTACATGGGAAGAGGCACAGTCTTTGCTCCGCCCACCCCCAAGTATCAAGCCAGTCATTGACGTGATTGAGGACTACGAATTTGAGGCATACACT GAACCCCCTGTTTTTGGAAAGAGGAGTATTTTCACAACCCTCCCATCTGG GGGAGAGGAGCAATGGGTTCAGTGTGATAGTTGCTCTAAATGGCGAAAGGTGCCCCATGATTATCTTGTTCCATGTCAGTGGACGTGTGCTGAAAATTTGTGGGATCAAAGCAG GTGTTCATGTTCTGCCCCAGATGAGTTGAGCCCTAGGGAACTCGAACATATTCTCAGACAATATAAGG ATTTCAGAAAACGTCGAATTGCAGCAGTTCATAGGCCTGCACAGGAGCATGAACCTTCCGGCCTAGATGCTCTGGCCAATGCTGCAGCCCTTGGAGATGACATGAGCGACCCAGCCGCTACATCAGTAGCAACCACTACCAAACACCCGAGGCATCGCCCAGGCTGCTCATGCATTGTGTGTATCCAGCCCCCCAGTGGGAAGGGCAAGCACAAGCCCACCTGCACATGCAATGTATGTATGACAGTTAAACGTCGTTTTAAAACACTAATGATGCGGAAAAAAAAGCGCCAATCAGAGCGTGAAGCAGAGATTGCCCAGATAAATCACAACATCTGGGGCCCTAAGGATGAAGCAGAAGTGGACAGCACCTCAAGACTTGCCACTCCAAATCCTGACCCTTCGGAGAGTGAAGCTGGGTTGGCAAACGAGTCAGAATCTAGGAGCCAAAGCAACAATCTGTCCAACAAGTTGAGTGAAACTGGCAAGGGAAAAATAGACTTGAATTGCCATCCTGACCGTGAGGAGGACTTGCAAGTGGGATCAAACCGAGTGAGCATGATGAGTCTTCTACAAGTGGCAAGTCTTCCTTTGGAAACATATCTGAAGCAGAATGGTCTCAAAAGCTTGGCCGAGCAACAAGGCAGCTCAGGATCACATGTGCCACCACCACAAGCTACTGGAGAGAGTGAAGGACCACTAAATGAGGATCATTGTATTACTGCTCCTGCAGTTTCAGAGCGAGAGAATGGGGGAGATGAGGAGCACTCTGGACAAGATCAAAGCAAAAATGATGCTTAA
- the LOC117920205 gene encoding B3 domain-containing transcription repressor VAL2-like isoform X1 has translation MASKTCANVSCPGASSGSTIEWRKGWALRSGDFAILCDKCGSAFEQLVFCDMFHSKDSGWRKCTACSKRLHCGCIASRSLLELLDSGGVNCINCIRSSGPHPMTGDEKANESGAMTVDNVGEICCTSVDNQLDGGSVEKMKLTQLGNDTSGDGLKNFLQSGNDNINGSLGQMKQEEVLPPQGETGSTCLSNLNQASIGSSIHAKLDICKANMMVKDIHESLVQTNLSITLGAPSGNPNVFPSAVVEEREQHKTSTPIQQGPRSRHLLPKPPRSALSPVLETNTGIVPQIRVARPPAEGRGRNQLLPRYWPRITDQELQQISGDSNSTIVPLFEKMLSASDAGRIGRLVLPKACAEAYFPPISQPEGLPLRIQDVKGKEWVFQFRFWPNNNSRMYVLEGVTPCIQSMQLQAGDTVTFSRMDPEGKLVMGFRKASNSVSMQDTQLSAIPNGAHSSETFFSGVIENQPIISGYSGILQSLKGSTDPHLNALSKHLNSASGDIGWHKTEKHGGKTREGLLLPSMLVPEKKRTRTIGSKSKRLLIDGQDALELRLTWEEAQSLLRPPPSIKPVIDVIEDYEFEAYTEPPVFGKRSIFTTLPSGGEEQWVQCDSCSKWRKVPHDYLVPCQWTCAENLWDQSRCSCSAPDELSPRELEHILRQYKDFRKRRIAAVHRPAQEHEPSGLDALANAAALGDDMSDPAATSVATTTKHPRHRPGCSCIVCIQPPSGKGKHKPTCTCNVCMTVKRRFKTLMMRKKKRQSEREAEIAQINHNIWGPKDEAEVDSTSRLATPNPDPSESEAGLANESESRSQSNNLSNKLSETGKGKIDLNCHPDREEDLQVGSNRVSMMSLLQVASLPLETYLKQNGLKSLAEQQGSSGSHVPPPQATGESEGPLNEDHCITAPAVSERENGGDEEHSGQDQSKNDA, from the exons ATGGCATCGAAAACTTGCGCGAACGTGTCGTGCCCCGGGGCGTCGTCGGGGTCGACGATCGAGTGGAGAAAAGGTTGGGCTTTGCGATCTGGTGATTTCGCCATTCTCTGCGATAAGTGCGG GTCTGCTTTTGAGCAACTAGTTTTCTGTGACATGTTTCACTCAAAGGACTCTGGTTGGAGGAAATGTACTGCATGTAGCAAG CGTCTCCATTGTGGATGCATTGCTTCCAGGTCTCTGCTTGAGCTACTTGATAGTGGTGGCGTAAATTGTATTAACTGCATAAGAAGTTCAGGACCTCACCCT ATGACAGGTGATGAAAAGGCTAATGAAAGTGGTGCAATGACAGTGGATAATGTGGGTGAAATTTGTTGCACTTCTGTGGACAATCAATTAGATGGTGGTAGTGTTGAGAAGATGAAGCTTACACAGTTGGGGAATGATACATCAGGTGATGGACTGAAAAACTTTCTTCAATCTGGAAATGACAACATAAATGGGTCTCTTGGCCAAATGAAACAGGAGGAAGTTTTGCCACCTCAGGGAGAAACTGGTAGTACATGTTTGTCAAATTTAAATCAAGCATCCATCGGATCTTCCATACATGCCAAACTAGATATTTGTAAAGCAAACATGATGGTCAAAGATATACATGAGTCTCTGGTTCAGACAAATTTGAGTATCACCTTGGGTGCTCCTTCAGGAAATCCAAATGTGTTTCCTAGTGCAGTCGTTGAAGAAAGGGAACAACACAAAACATCCACTCCCATCCAACAGGGGCCTAGGTCTCGCCATCTTTTGCCCAAGCCCCCAAGGTCAGCACTTTCTCCTGTTTTGGAAACAAATACAGGTATAGTTCCACAAATACGTGTTGCAAGGCCACCTGCAGAGGGACGGGGTCGGAATCAGTTGCTTCCTCGTTATTGGCCGAGGATCACAGACCAGGAATTGCAGCAAATATCTGGAGA CTCAAATTCCACCATCGTACCATTATTTGAAAAGATGCTAAGTGCCAGTGATGCTGGTCGTATTGGTCGTTTAGTGCTCCCAAAAGCATGTGCTGAA GCATATTTTCCTCCTATCTCTCAACCAGAGGGCCTTCCTTTAAGGATTCAGGATGTGAAGGGGAAAGAATGGGTGTTCCAATTCAGGTTTTGGCCCAATAATAACAGCAGGATGTATGTTTTAGAGGGTGTGACCCCATGCATACAGTCAATGCAGTTACAAGCTGGAGATACTG TAACATTCAGCCGTATGGATCCAGAAGGAAAACTTGTTATGGGGTTCCGGAAAGCATCTAACTCCGTTTCCATGCAG GACACCCAACTATCTGCCATTCCTAATGGCGCTCATTCAAGTGAAACTTTCTTTTCGGGTGTTATTGAGAACCAACCTATAATAAGTGGTTACTCTGGCATTCTTCAGTCGCTGAAGGGAAGCACAGATCCCCATCTAAATGCATTGTCAAAACATTTGAATTCAGCTAGTGGGGATATTGGCTGGCATAAAACAGAGAAGCATGGAGGCAAGACAAGAGAGGGCTTGCTGCTTCCATCAATGCTGGTACCAGAGAAGAAGAGAACTCGAACAATTGGGTCCAAAAGTAAGAGATTGCTAATCGATGGCCAAGATGCTCTGGAGCTGAGGCTTACATGGGAAGAGGCACAGTCTTTGCTCCGCCCACCCCCAAGTATCAAGCCAGTCATTGACGTGATTGAGGACTACGAATTTGAGGCATACACT GAACCCCCTGTTTTTGGAAAGAGGAGTATTTTCACAACCCTCCCATCTGG GGGAGAGGAGCAATGGGTTCAGTGTGATAGTTGCTCTAAATGGCGAAAGGTGCCCCATGATTATCTTGTTCCATGTCAGTGGACGTGTGCTGAAAATTTGTGGGATCAAAGCAG GTGTTCATGTTCTGCCCCAGATGAGTTGAGCCCTAGGGAACTCGAACATATTCTCAGACAATATAAGG ATTTCAGAAAACGTCGAATTGCAGCAGTTCATAGGCCTGCACAGGAGCATGAACCTTCCGGCCTAGATGCTCTGGCCAATGCTGCAGCCCTTGGAGATGACATGAGCGACCCAGCCGCTACATCAGTAGCAACCACTACCAAACACCCGAGGCATCGCCCAGGCTGCTCATGCATTGTGTGTATCCAGCCCCCCAGTGGGAAGGGCAAGCACAAGCCCACCTGCACATGCAATGTATGTATGACAGTTAAACGTCGTTTTAAAACACTAATGATGCGGAAAAAAAAGCGCCAATCAGAGCGTGAAGCAGAGATTGCCCAGATAAATCACAACATCTGGGGCCCTAAGGATGAAGCAGAAGTGGACAGCACCTCAAGACTTGCCACTCCAAATCCTGACCCTTCGGAGAGTGAAGCTGGGTTGGCAAACGAGTCAGAATCTAGGAGCCAAAGCAACAATCTGTCCAACAAGTTGAGTGAAACTGGCAAGGGAAAAATAGACTTGAATTGCCATCCTGACCGTGAGGAGGACTTGCAAGTGGGATCAAACCGAGTGAGCATGATGAGTCTTCTACAAGTGGCAAGTCTTCCTTTGGAAACATATCTGAAGCAGAATGGTCTCAAAAGCTTGGCCGAGCAACAAGGCAGCTCAGGATCACATGTGCCACCACCACAAGCTACTGGAGAGAGTGAAGGACCACTAAATGAGGATCATTGTATTACTGCTCCTGCAGTTTCAGAGCGAGAGAATGGGGGAGATGAGGAGCACTCTGGACAAGATCAAAGCAAAAATGATGCTTAA
- the LOC117920205 gene encoding B3 domain-containing transcription repressor VAL2-like isoform X2: protein MASKTCANVSCPGASSGSTIEWRKGWALRSGDFAILCDKCGSAFEQLVFCDMFHSKDSGWRKCTACSKMTGDEKANESGAMTVDNVGEICCTSVDNQLDGGSVEKMKLTQLGNDTSGDGLKNFLQSGNDNINGSLGQMKQEEVLPPQGETGSTCLSNLNQASIGSSIHAKLDICKANMMVKDIHESLVQTNLSITLGAPSGNPNVFPSAVVEEREQHKTSTPIQQGPRSRHLLPKPPRSALSPVLETNTGIVPQIRVARPPAEGRGRNQLLPRYWPRITDQELQQISGDSNSTIVPLFEKMLSASDAGRIGRLVLPKACAEAYFPPISQPEGLPLRIQDVKGKEWVFQFRFWPNNNSRMYVLEGVTPCIQSMQLQAGDTVTFSRMDPEGKLVMGFRKASNSVSMQDTQLSAIPNGAHSSETFFSGVIENQPIISGYSGILQSLKGSTDPHLNALSKHLNSASGDIGWHKTEKHGGKTREGLLLPSMLVPEKKRTRTIGSKSKRLLIDGQDALELRLTWEEAQSLLRPPPSIKPVIDVIEDYEFEAYTEPPVFGKRSIFTTLPSGGEEQWVQCDSCSKWRKVPHDYLVPCQWTCAENLWDQSRCSCSAPDELSPRELEHILRQYKDFRKRRIAAVHRPAQEHEPSGLDALANAAALGDDMSDPAATSVATTTKHPRHRPGCSCIVCIQPPSGKGKHKPTCTCNVCMTVKRRFKTLMMRKKKRQSEREAEIAQINHNIWGPKDEAEVDSTSRLATPNPDPSESEAGLANESESRSQSNNLSNKLSETGKGKIDLNCHPDREEDLQVGSNRVSMMSLLQVASLPLETYLKQNGLKSLAEQQGSSGSHVPPPQATGESEGPLNEDHCITAPAVSERENGGDEEHSGQDQSKNDA, encoded by the exons ATGGCATCGAAAACTTGCGCGAACGTGTCGTGCCCCGGGGCGTCGTCGGGGTCGACGATCGAGTGGAGAAAAGGTTGGGCTTTGCGATCTGGTGATTTCGCCATTCTCTGCGATAAGTGCGG GTCTGCTTTTGAGCAACTAGTTTTCTGTGACATGTTTCACTCAAAGGACTCTGGTTGGAGGAAATGTACTGCATGTAGCAAG ATGACAGGTGATGAAAAGGCTAATGAAAGTGGTGCAATGACAGTGGATAATGTGGGTGAAATTTGTTGCACTTCTGTGGACAATCAATTAGATGGTGGTAGTGTTGAGAAGATGAAGCTTACACAGTTGGGGAATGATACATCAGGTGATGGACTGAAAAACTTTCTTCAATCTGGAAATGACAACATAAATGGGTCTCTTGGCCAAATGAAACAGGAGGAAGTTTTGCCACCTCAGGGAGAAACTGGTAGTACATGTTTGTCAAATTTAAATCAAGCATCCATCGGATCTTCCATACATGCCAAACTAGATATTTGTAAAGCAAACATGATGGTCAAAGATATACATGAGTCTCTGGTTCAGACAAATTTGAGTATCACCTTGGGTGCTCCTTCAGGAAATCCAAATGTGTTTCCTAGTGCAGTCGTTGAAGAAAGGGAACAACACAAAACATCCACTCCCATCCAACAGGGGCCTAGGTCTCGCCATCTTTTGCCCAAGCCCCCAAGGTCAGCACTTTCTCCTGTTTTGGAAACAAATACAGGTATAGTTCCACAAATACGTGTTGCAAGGCCACCTGCAGAGGGACGGGGTCGGAATCAGTTGCTTCCTCGTTATTGGCCGAGGATCACAGACCAGGAATTGCAGCAAATATCTGGAGA CTCAAATTCCACCATCGTACCATTATTTGAAAAGATGCTAAGTGCCAGTGATGCTGGTCGTATTGGTCGTTTAGTGCTCCCAAAAGCATGTGCTGAA GCATATTTTCCTCCTATCTCTCAACCAGAGGGCCTTCCTTTAAGGATTCAGGATGTGAAGGGGAAAGAATGGGTGTTCCAATTCAGGTTTTGGCCCAATAATAACAGCAGGATGTATGTTTTAGAGGGTGTGACCCCATGCATACAGTCAATGCAGTTACAAGCTGGAGATACTG TAACATTCAGCCGTATGGATCCAGAAGGAAAACTTGTTATGGGGTTCCGGAAAGCATCTAACTCCGTTTCCATGCAG GACACCCAACTATCTGCCATTCCTAATGGCGCTCATTCAAGTGAAACTTTCTTTTCGGGTGTTATTGAGAACCAACCTATAATAAGTGGTTACTCTGGCATTCTTCAGTCGCTGAAGGGAAGCACAGATCCCCATCTAAATGCATTGTCAAAACATTTGAATTCAGCTAGTGGGGATATTGGCTGGCATAAAACAGAGAAGCATGGAGGCAAGACAAGAGAGGGCTTGCTGCTTCCATCAATGCTGGTACCAGAGAAGAAGAGAACTCGAACAATTGGGTCCAAAAGTAAGAGATTGCTAATCGATGGCCAAGATGCTCTGGAGCTGAGGCTTACATGGGAAGAGGCACAGTCTTTGCTCCGCCCACCCCCAAGTATCAAGCCAGTCATTGACGTGATTGAGGACTACGAATTTGAGGCATACACT GAACCCCCTGTTTTTGGAAAGAGGAGTATTTTCACAACCCTCCCATCTGG GGGAGAGGAGCAATGGGTTCAGTGTGATAGTTGCTCTAAATGGCGAAAGGTGCCCCATGATTATCTTGTTCCATGTCAGTGGACGTGTGCTGAAAATTTGTGGGATCAAAGCAG GTGTTCATGTTCTGCCCCAGATGAGTTGAGCCCTAGGGAACTCGAACATATTCTCAGACAATATAAGG ATTTCAGAAAACGTCGAATTGCAGCAGTTCATAGGCCTGCACAGGAGCATGAACCTTCCGGCCTAGATGCTCTGGCCAATGCTGCAGCCCTTGGAGATGACATGAGCGACCCAGCCGCTACATCAGTAGCAACCACTACCAAACACCCGAGGCATCGCCCAGGCTGCTCATGCATTGTGTGTATCCAGCCCCCCAGTGGGAAGGGCAAGCACAAGCCCACCTGCACATGCAATGTATGTATGACAGTTAAACGTCGTTTTAAAACACTAATGATGCGGAAAAAAAAGCGCCAATCAGAGCGTGAAGCAGAGATTGCCCAGATAAATCACAACATCTGGGGCCCTAAGGATGAAGCAGAAGTGGACAGCACCTCAAGACTTGCCACTCCAAATCCTGACCCTTCGGAGAGTGAAGCTGGGTTGGCAAACGAGTCAGAATCTAGGAGCCAAAGCAACAATCTGTCCAACAAGTTGAGTGAAACTGGCAAGGGAAAAATAGACTTGAATTGCCATCCTGACCGTGAGGAGGACTTGCAAGTGGGATCAAACCGAGTGAGCATGATGAGTCTTCTACAAGTGGCAAGTCTTCCTTTGGAAACATATCTGAAGCAGAATGGTCTCAAAAGCTTGGCCGAGCAACAAGGCAGCTCAGGATCACATGTGCCACCACCACAAGCTACTGGAGAGAGTGAAGGACCACTAAATGAGGATCATTGTATTACTGCTCCTGCAGTTTCAGAGCGAGAGAATGGGGGAGATGAGGAGCACTCTGGACAAGATCAAAGCAAAAATGATGCTTAA